The DNA sequence CTCACCTGGCCGGGGCAGGTGAGGCGTGCGAACCACCAGATCCATGTTCAGACTGCCGACGACCACCACGCTGCCGCCGTGAACCCTCTCGGCCATGCCAGCGCCTCCCGGGCGTATCTTCTCCACGGCTCGGTGCCCACCCTGGCGCCGGTTACTTTCCGGGCACCTTCAGCGCTGCCGCGCCGGTTCAGCGGCCCCGATCGACGCTGCTTTCGACGGAGATCGGGTTGCGCAAGCACCACGTGGCCGGGCAGCGCTGTTCGGCCAGCACGCGCAGCCGCTCCATGGTGTCGTCGTCTGCATCGGAGTCGGCCACGATGGCCCACTTGAAGTGTTCGATGACGGGCGCCTCGCCGACCCCCAAGAAGCGTTCCATGTTGAGGCGCGCCGAGAGCTTCACCCTCAGGGAGCGGAGCGTGACCCCCTCCAGGGCCGCGACCAGGGCGAAGGTCGACGCAAAACAGGCCGTTGAAGCATACAGGCAGTACTGAAGGGCGCTCGGCGCCTTGCCCCACCCCCCAAACTGGGGCGGGAAGTCGGCCATTACCTCCACCGGCCCGGCGTTGGGGGCATTGAGAATGCTGCGGTACTGGGGCTCCCCCTCCGCCAGGTTCCAGGTGCCTTCCATCTCGACCTGCATGACCGCCGCCGAGCGATCCTGGGCCGCCCGGCGCATGGTTTCCTGAAGCCTGCCCACCTGCACGTTGTCCAGCACCGCGGTCGTTGCCACACCGCCACCCCCGGCCGGTAGATCCGTTTTGCACGGTGAGATCATAGCATACGGAAGAGATTACCGTACACCCCAGGGCATACGCACCCCGCATCCCGGCAGGCCGGCGGCAGGCCTGGCCGAGGCGCGTGCGCCGGCGGCCAGGATGCCCCCCGCGTCCGGCCGAACCCACCCCCCTGGAAGGAGAGGGGTGCCATGAAGTTCCATACCGAGTACCTCACGTTCAACACGGGCAGAAAGCGCGAGTACATCAATATCACGGACAGGGTGGCCCAGGCGGTGCAAAAGAGCGGCATCCGGGAGGGGATGGCGCTGGTCTCGGCCATGCACATCACCGCCGGGGTGTGGGTCAACGACGCCGAGGAGGGGCTTCTCGCCGACATCGACGAGTGGCTGGAGAAGCTTGCGCCCTACCGGCCCGACTACCGGCACCACCGCACCGGCGAAACCAACGCCGACGCGCACCTGAAGAGCCTCCTCGTTCACCACGAGGTGATCCTGCCCGTGACCGGCGGCCGGCTGGATCTGGGGCCCTGGCAGCAGGTGTACTATGCGGAGTTTGACGGGCAGCGCCCAAAGCGCGTCGTCATCAAGGTGATGGGCGAGTAGGCACGCCTAGCGGCCCGCCAGGCGTTCCT is a window from the Bacillota bacterium genome containing:
- a CDS encoding OsmC family protein, which produces MATTAVLDNVQVGRLQETMRRAAQDRSAAVMQVEMEGTWNLAEGEPQYRSILNAPNAGPVEVMADFPPQFGGWGKAPSALQYCLYASTACFASTFALVAALEGVTLRSLRVKLSARLNMERFLGVGEAPVIEHFKWAIVADSDADDDTMERLRVLAEQRCPATWCLRNPISVESSVDRGR
- a CDS encoding secondary thiamine-phosphate synthase enzyme YjbQ, which encodes MKFHTEYLTFNTGRKREYINITDRVAQAVQKSGIREGMALVSAMHITAGVWVNDAEEGLLADIDEWLEKLAPYRPDYRHHRTGETNADAHLKSLLVHHEVILPVTGGRLDLGPWQQVYYAEFDGQRPKRVVIKVMGE